In Thermococcus sp., the following proteins share a genomic window:
- the cca gene encoding CCA tRNA nucleotidyltransferase: MDVEVVLQSVLQQIHPTDEERVFLEGLMDELESIAENTIESMGLDVKPHFVGSLAKDTYLAGDHDVDLFLAFPLDVPLEKLREEGLNLGKAIAEKLDSHEIAYAEHPYVRARYRGVKVDLVPCYDVKSWSDVRTAVDRSVLHNRWILENLQGRNDEVRLLKRFLKGINAYGSEIYIRGFSGYLAEILVIRYGSFIKTLENADFMLKQKIIDPGNWLKREHEMAMKTVRREAEADRPLIVIDPVDPRRNVAANLSWEKYGVFYFKAHKFLENPSEEFFFPGRQKRGNYLSELRRKGTHLVTLVFKKPEMVDDLLLPQLERSARGLEKALSREGFRVLAWNTGYSRGTAFIMLETDSVVRARVKVEPGPEFFTERGQNFYRKNKRVWIVGKRLYAEKNVEQSITEVIEALLRKNQVSTGRGIRESVRGASLLVDYVPKKMEEEAYLLLSRKKWGLKG, translated from the coding sequence AAATACATCCGACGGACGAGGAAAGGGTCTTTTTGGAGGGTCTGATGGATGAACTAGAGAGCATAGCGGAGAATACCATCGAAAGCATGGGGCTCGACGTTAAGCCCCACTTCGTCGGCTCGCTCGCCAAAGATACCTACTTGGCGGGAGACCACGACGTTGACCTGTTTCTGGCTTTTCCCCTCGATGTCCCACTGGAGAAGCTCCGCGAGGAAGGTCTAAATCTTGGGAAGGCCATAGCGGAGAAGCTCGACTCACATGAAATCGCCTACGCCGAGCACCCCTACGTGAGGGCGCGTTACAGAGGTGTGAAGGTTGACCTAGTCCCCTGCTACGACGTGAAAAGCTGGAGTGACGTTAGAACGGCCGTTGACCGCTCGGTACTCCACAACCGCTGGATCCTTGAGAACCTCCAGGGCAGGAACGACGAAGTGCGGCTCCTCAAGCGCTTTTTGAAGGGGATAAACGCCTACGGGAGCGAGATATACATCCGGGGCTTTTCAGGATACCTCGCCGAGATTCTCGTCATCAGGTACGGCTCATTCATCAAAACCCTCGAGAATGCGGACTTCATGCTGAAACAGAAGATAATAGACCCCGGAAACTGGCTCAAGCGGGAGCATGAGATGGCCATGAAAACCGTCAGGCGTGAGGCTGAGGCTGACAGGCCCCTGATAGTAATCGACCCCGTCGACCCAAGGAGGAACGTCGCGGCGAACCTGAGCTGGGAAAAATACGGGGTTTTCTACTTCAAGGCACATAAATTCCTTGAGAATCCGTCTGAGGAGTTCTTCTTCCCGGGACGCCAGAAAAGAGGAAACTACCTCTCCGAACTCAGGAGAAAAGGAACCCACCTCGTGACGCTGGTCTTCAAAAAGCCAGAGATGGTAGACGACCTCCTCCTCCCCCAGCTTGAGAGGAGCGCGAGGGGACTTGAGAAAGCCCTATCCAGGGAGGGCTTTAGGGTCCTAGCGTGGAACACGGGCTACTCCAGAGGGACGGCGTTCATCATGCTCGAAACGGACAGTGTGGTCAGGGCAAGGGTAAAAGTGGAGCCCGGCCCCGAGTTCTTCACGGAGAGGGGGCAAAATTTCTACAGAAAAAACAAACGGGTGTGGATTGTCGGAAAGAGGCTGTACGCGGAAAAAAACGTCGAGCAGAGCATAACCGAGGTCATCGAAGCGTTGCTCAGGAAGAATCAGGTTTCCACAGGAAGGGGGATACGGGAGAGCGTGAGGGGCGCAAGTCTCCTGGTGGACTACGTACCGAAGAAAATGGAGGAAGAAGCCTACCTGCTCCTGAGCAGGAAAAAATGGGGACTGAAAGGCTGA